One window of Mesorhizobium sp. WSM4904 genomic DNA carries:
- the livM gene encoding high-affinity branched-chain amino acid ABC transporter permease LivM: MAVTVSPERDVVVPPIQRAFREALYAGAIALGLFVLFIGLRTDQNINNELILVQRWGLLALVVVAVAVGRFLYVAYAAPAIERSKAEKGKAPAVAAAEPGFVRRNFNRIGATVLIAYPIVMVMAFGFQGSLKWVDNFGIQILIYVMLAWGLNIVVGLAGLLDLGYVAFYAVGAYAYALLGTHFGLSFWILLPAAGCMAAFWGVMLGFPVLRLRGDYLAIVTLAFGEIIRLVLINWREVTNGSAGISGIPKVSFFGLMSFNVSDPNYIAKVLHITQSGAYYKIFLYYLILALCFLTAFVTIRLRRLPVGRAWEALREDEIACRSLGINTTTTKLTAFATGAMFGGFAGSFFAARQGFVSPESFVFLESAIVLAIVVLGGMGSLGGIAVAALVMIGGTEILRELDFLKRVFGPDFTPELYRMLLFGMAMVIVMLWKPRGFVGSREPTAFLKQRRAVSGSFTKEGHG, from the coding sequence CGATCAGAACATCAACAACGAACTGATCCTGGTGCAGCGCTGGGGCCTGCTTGCCCTGGTGGTCGTCGCCGTTGCTGTCGGCCGCTTCCTCTATGTCGCCTATGCGGCTCCGGCGATCGAGCGGTCCAAGGCCGAAAAGGGCAAGGCGCCAGCGGTGGCCGCGGCGGAACCGGGTTTTGTGCGGCGCAACTTCAACAGGATCGGCGCCACGGTGCTGATCGCCTATCCAATCGTGATGGTCATGGCGTTCGGCTTTCAGGGCTCGCTGAAATGGGTCGATAATTTCGGCATCCAGATCCTGATCTATGTGATGCTGGCCTGGGGCCTCAACATCGTCGTCGGGCTGGCCGGCCTGCTCGATCTCGGTTACGTCGCCTTCTATGCCGTCGGCGCCTATGCCTATGCGCTGCTAGGCACGCATTTCGGCCTGTCGTTCTGGATCCTGCTGCCGGCCGCCGGCTGCATGGCCGCCTTCTGGGGCGTGATGCTCGGCTTCCCGGTGCTGCGACTGCGCGGCGACTATCTGGCGATCGTCACGCTCGCCTTCGGCGAGATCATCCGCCTGGTGCTCATCAACTGGCGCGAGGTGACCAACGGCTCGGCCGGCATCTCCGGCATCCCGAAGGTGTCCTTCTTCGGGCTCATGTCGTTCAACGTCTCGGACCCGAACTACATCGCCAAGGTGCTGCACATCACCCAGTCGGGCGCCTACTACAAGATATTCCTCTACTACCTGATCCTGGCGCTCTGCTTCCTAACCGCCTTCGTCACCATTAGGCTGCGCCGCCTGCCGGTCGGGCGCGCCTGGGAAGCGCTGCGCGAGGATGAGATCGCCTGCCGCTCGCTCGGCATCAACACCACCACCACCAAGCTGACGGCATTCGCCACCGGCGCCATGTTCGGCGGCTTCGCCGGCTCGTTCTTCGCCGCCCGGCAAGGCTTCGTCAGCCCCGAATCCTTCGTCTTCCTGGAATCGGCAATCGTCCTCGCCATAGTCGTGCTCGGCGGTATGGGCTCGCTGGGCGGCATCGCCGTGGCGGCTCTGGTGATGATCGGCGGCACCGAAATCCTGCGCGAGCTCGATTTCCTCAAGCGTGTGTTCGGTCCCGACTTCACGCCGGAACTCTACCGCATGCTTCTATTCGGCATGGCCATGGTCATCGTCATGCTGTGGAAGCCGCGCGGCTTCGTCGGCAGTCGTGAGCCGACCGCCTTCCTCAAGCAGCGGAGAGCCGTCTCAGGCTCCTTCACCAAGGAGGGCCACGGCTGA
- a CDS encoding ABC transporter ATP-binding protein: MNAQASQSDFILQVEHLSMKFGGLVAIGDLSFQARRGEITALIGPNGAGKTTVFNCITGFYKPTEGMITLNKRDGSTYLLERLPNHEIPARANVARTFQNIRLFSGMTLLENLLVAQHNKLMKASGYTLLGLFGVPSYRQASAESIDLARHWLEKADLVDRADDPAGDLPYGAQRRLEIARAMCTGPELLCLDEPAAGLNPKESASLNELLMDIKDNTGTSILLIEHDMSVVMQISDHVVVLEYGRKISDGNPQSVRTDPRVIAAYLGVDDEEVQEVLTEVGDEDVIEQLDTGPDSAHGPGNSSSMMAGPVSDTVEHGDEGERVTVSKGASKAAQVDARSASVASKPVAPASAKRTAAAKPAAKRSAAKAAPKKTAAKAPAAKADSASKDQKSAAKPAAGKRGGRK; this comes from the coding sequence ATGAACGCGCAAGCTTCCCAGAGCGATTTCATCCTGCAGGTCGAACACCTGTCGATGAAGTTCGGCGGCCTTGTCGCCATCGGCGACCTGTCCTTCCAGGCCAGGCGCGGCGAGATCACCGCGCTGATCGGGCCGAACGGCGCCGGCAAGACGACGGTGTTCAACTGCATCACCGGCTTCTACAAACCCACCGAGGGCATGATCACGCTGAACAAACGTGACGGCTCGACCTATCTGCTCGAGCGCCTGCCCAACCACGAGATTCCGGCGCGTGCCAATGTCGCACGAACCTTCCAGAACATCCGCCTGTTCTCGGGCATGACGCTGCTCGAAAACCTTTTGGTCGCCCAGCACAACAAGCTGATGAAGGCCTCGGGCTACACCTTGCTCGGCCTGTTCGGCGTCCCGAGCTATCGCCAGGCCTCGGCCGAATCGATCGATCTCGCAAGGCACTGGCTGGAGAAGGCCGACCTCGTCGACCGCGCCGACGATCCGGCCGGCGACCTGCCCTATGGCGCGCAGCGGCGGCTGGAGATCGCGCGCGCCATGTGCACCGGCCCTGAGCTTCTGTGCCTCGACGAGCCGGCCGCCGGCCTCAATCCGAAGGAATCGGCCTCGCTCAATGAGCTCCTGATGGACATCAAGGACAACACCGGCACCTCGATCCTGCTCATCGAGCACGACATGTCGGTGGTCATGCAGATCTCCGACCATGTCGTGGTGCTCGAATATGGCCGCAAGATCTCCGACGGCAACCCGCAGTCGGTGCGCACCGATCCGCGCGTCATTGCTGCCTATCTCGGCGTCGACGACGAGGAAGTGCAAGAAGTGCTTACCGAGGTCGGCGACGAGGATGTGATCGAACAGCTCGATACCGGCCCCGACTCCGCGCATGGCCCGGGCAATTCCTCTTCGATGATGGCCGGGCCGGTTTCCGATACCGTCGAACACGGGGACGAAGGCGAGCGAGTCACGGTGTCGAAGGGCGCGTCGAAAGCGGCTCAAGTCGACGCGCGCTCCGCGTCGGTCGCCAGCAAGCCTGTCGCTCCAGCGTCGGCAAAGCGCACCGCGGCAGCCAAACCGGCCGCGAAGCGGAGCGCTGCGAAAGCAGCGCCGAAGAAAACTGCCGCCAAGGCTCCGGCCGCGAAAGCCGACAGCGCATCGAAAGACCAGAAATCAGCGGCCAAGCCCGCGGCGGGCAAGCGTGGAGGGCGTAAATAA
- a CDS encoding ABC transporter ATP-binding protein, which produces MAGTTLLDIKGVQTYYGNIRALNGVDVSVNQGEIVALIGANGAGKSTLMMTIFGAPRARAGTITFAGTNITQMPTHEIARLRIAQSPEGRRIFPRMTVMENLQMGASIDNLKHFDEDAEKVFVLFPRLKERINQRGGTLSGGEQQMLSIGRALMGRPKLLLLDEPSLGLAPLIVKQIFDAIRELNRSQGLTVFLVEQNAFGALKLANRGYVMVNGNVTMSGTGKELLANPEVRAAYLEGGHH; this is translated from the coding sequence ATGGCCGGCACAACGCTGCTCGATATCAAGGGCGTGCAGACTTATTACGGCAACATCCGGGCGCTGAACGGCGTCGACGTCAGCGTCAACCAGGGCGAGATCGTGGCGCTGATCGGCGCCAATGGCGCCGGCAAGTCGACGCTGATGATGACCATTTTCGGCGCGCCACGCGCTCGCGCCGGCACCATCACCTTTGCCGGCACCAACATCACCCAGATGCCGACGCACGAGATTGCCAGGCTGCGCATCGCCCAGTCGCCGGAGGGACGCCGCATCTTCCCGCGCATGACGGTGATGGAAAACCTGCAGATGGGCGCCAGCATCGATAACCTTAAGCATTTCGACGAGGATGCCGAGAAGGTGTTCGTACTGTTCCCGCGGCTCAAGGAGCGCATCAACCAGCGCGGCGGTACGCTGTCGGGCGGCGAGCAGCAGATGCTGTCGATCGGACGCGCGCTGATGGGGAGGCCGAAGCTGCTTCTGCTGGACGAGCCGTCGCTTGGGCTCGCGCCGCTGATCGTCAAGCAGATCTTCGATGCCATTCGCGAGCTCAACAGGTCACAGGGGTTGACCGTGTTCCTGGTCGAGCAGAACGCCTTCGGCGCGCTCAAGCTCGCCAATCGCGGCTACGTCATGGTCAACGGCAATGTGACGATGAGCGGCACCGGCAAGGAGCTGCTCGCCAATCCGGAAGTGCGCGCCGCCTATCTCGAAGGCGGGCATCACTAA
- a CDS encoding DUF6867 family protein, translated as MMGILYEEASIWHFLFVTWLLGGGAAWMTGKAVAQTWGTHVRLFLYMLGLGIGVRFIHHALFDGTMFSLHYYIVDTIVLMVLGFLGYQYTRTNQMVTQYNWLYERASLLSWKPKG; from the coding sequence ATCATGGGTATTCTCTACGAAGAAGCCTCGATCTGGCATTTTCTGTTCGTCACCTGGCTGCTCGGCGGCGGGGCGGCTTGGATGACCGGCAAAGCCGTGGCCCAGACCTGGGGCACCCACGTCCGCCTGTTCCTATACATGCTTGGCCTCGGCATCGGGGTAAGGTTCATCCATCATGCGCTGTTCGACGGCACGATGTTCTCGCTGCACTATTATATCGTCGATACCATCGTGCTGATGGTGTTGGGCTTCCTCGGCTATCAATACACGCGTACCAACCAGATGGTCACACAATATAACTGGCTCTACGAAAGAGCTTCCTTATTGAGCTGGAAGCCGAAGGGTTGA
- a CDS encoding branched-chain amino acid ABC transporter substrate-binding protein: MKKSLLSAVALTAFIAFSGSAWADILIGVAGPITGPNAAFGAQLQKGAEQAVADINAAGGINGQQLKLEIGDDVSDPKQGISVANKFVADGVKFVDGHFNSGVTIPASEVYAENGILVMTPAATNPKLTERGLWNTFRTCGRDDQQGKVAGDYIAKNFKDAKIAIIHDKTPYGQGLADETKKNLNAGGIKEVMYEGVNVGDKDFSALIAKMKENGVTLIYWGGLHTEAGLIIRQSADQGLKAPLFSGDGIVSNELASIAGDAVAGTLNTFAPDPRKNPAAKEVVEKFRAAGFEPEAYTLYSYAAIQIISQAIAKVGSADDAQKVADVIKSGGPWKTAIGEIGYDSKGDITRPDYVIYEWKKGEDGKYSYFEK; this comes from the coding sequence ATGAAAAAATCACTCTTGTCCGCCGTGGCGCTGACCGCGTTCATCGCGTTCAGCGGCAGCGCGTGGGCCGACATCCTGATCGGCGTCGCCGGTCCGATCACCGGTCCGAACGCCGCCTTCGGCGCGCAGCTGCAGAAGGGCGCGGAACAGGCGGTCGCCGACATCAACGCGGCGGGCGGCATCAATGGCCAACAGCTCAAGCTCGAGATCGGCGACGACGTCTCCGACCCCAAGCAGGGCATTTCGGTCGCCAACAAGTTCGTCGCTGACGGCGTCAAGTTCGTCGACGGCCACTTCAACTCGGGCGTGACCATTCCCGCGTCGGAAGTCTATGCCGAGAACGGCATCCTCGTCATGACGCCGGCCGCGACCAATCCGAAGCTCACCGAGCGCGGCCTGTGGAACACCTTCCGTACCTGCGGTCGTGACGACCAGCAGGGCAAGGTGGCCGGCGACTACATCGCCAAGAACTTCAAGGACGCCAAGATCGCCATCATCCACGACAAGACGCCTTACGGCCAGGGCCTCGCGGACGAGACCAAGAAGAACCTGAACGCCGGCGGCATCAAGGAAGTGATGTATGAAGGCGTGAACGTCGGCGACAAGGACTTCTCGGCCCTGATCGCCAAGATGAAGGAAAACGGCGTCACCCTGATCTACTGGGGCGGCCTGCATACCGAAGCCGGCCTGATCATCCGCCAGTCGGCCGACCAGGGCCTGAAGGCGCCGCTGTTCTCGGGCGACGGCATCGTCTCCAACGAGCTGGCCTCGATCGCCGGCGACGCCGTTGCCGGTACGCTCAACACCTTCGCTCCGGATCCGCGCAAGAATCCGGCCGCCAAGGAAGTGGTGGAGAAGTTCCGCGCCGCCGGCTTCGAGCCGGAAGCCTACACGCTCTACTCCTATGCCGCGATCCAGATCATCTCTCAGGCCATCGCCAAGGTCGGCTCGGCCGACGACGCGCAGAAGGTTGCCGACGTGATCAAGTCCGGCGGTCCGTGGAAGACGGCGATCGGCGAGATCGGCTACGACTCCAAGGGCGACATCACCCGTCCGGACTATGTCATCTACGAATGGAAGAAGGGCGAGGACGGCAAGTACAGCTACTTCGAGAAATAA
- the pyc gene encoding pyruvate carboxylase: MAITKILVANRSEIAIRVFRAANELGLKTVAIWAEEDKYSLHRFKADESYQVGRGPHLNKDMGPIESYLSIDEVIRVAKLSGADAIHPGYGLLSESPEFAEACAAAGITFIGPKPETMRRLGNKVAARNLAIEVDVPVVPATDPLPDDMEAVKKLAAGIGYPVMLKASWGGGGRGMRAIRAEADLAREVMEGKREAKAAFGKDEVYLEKLIERARHVEVQVLGDTHGNAVHLFERDCSIQRRNQKVVERAPAPYLSDQLRQELCGYALKIARETNYIGAGTVEFLQDADTGKFYFIEVNPRIQVEHTVTEMVTGIDIVKAQIHILDGFAIGTPESGVPAQKDIRLNGHALQCRITTEDPEQNFIPDYGRITAYRGATGFGIRLDGGTAYSGAVITRFYDPLLEKVTAWAPTPAETIARMNRALREFRIRGVATNLTFLEAIINHPSFADNSYTTKFIDTTPELFQQVKRQDRATKLLNYLADVSVNGHPETRGRPMPKADAAAPVVPYLNGKVPDGSKQRFDALGPEKFAAWMREQNQVLVTDTTMRDGHQSLLATRMRTYDIAGIAGTYARALPQLLSLECWGGATFDVAMRFLTEDPWERLSRVREAAPNLLLQMLLRGANGVGYTNYPDNVVQHFVKQAAAGGVDLFRVFDCLNWVENMRVAMDAVGAEGRLIEAAMCYTGDILDPARAKYDLKYYVGLAKELEAAGAHIIAVKDMAGLLKPSAARVLFKALREETDLPIHFHTHDTSGLSAATVLAAVETGVDAIDAAMDSLSGNTSQPCLGSIVEALKGTERDPGLDPQWIRHISFYWEAVRNQYAAFESDLKGPASEVYLHEMPGGQFTNLKEQARSLGLETRWHEVAQAYHDVNLMFGDIVKVTPSSKVVGDMALMMVSQDLTVADVENPAKDIAFPDSVVSMLRGDLGQSPGGWPQALQKKALKGEKPITVRPGSLLKPANLKASRKEIEEKLERKLNEFEFASWLMYPKVFTDFAAAQETYGPVSVLPTPTYFYGMKSEDEIFVDIEKGKTLVVRCQAFGDVDEKGMVTVFFELNGQPRRVKVPDRAHGASAAKARRKAEPGNEAHIGAPMPGVVSALAVAAGQAVKAGDVLLSIEAMKMETALHAERDGVVAEVLVKAGDQIDAKDLLIAFG; encoded by the coding sequence TTGGCAATCACGAAGATCCTCGTCGCCAACCGGTCCGAAATCGCCATCCGCGTCTTTCGCGCGGCTAACGAGCTCGGCCTCAAAACCGTGGCGATCTGGGCGGAAGAGGACAAATATTCGCTGCACCGCTTCAAGGCCGACGAGAGCTATCAGGTCGGGCGCGGACCGCATCTCAACAAGGACATGGGGCCGATCGAAAGCTATCTTTCGATCGACGAGGTGATCCGCGTCGCCAAGCTGTCGGGCGCCGATGCCATCCATCCAGGCTACGGCCTTTTGTCGGAGAGCCCGGAATTCGCCGAGGCCTGCGCCGCCGCCGGCATCACCTTCATCGGACCGAAGCCGGAGACGATGCGCCGGCTCGGCAACAAGGTCGCCGCGCGCAACCTGGCGATCGAGGTCGACGTGCCGGTGGTGCCCGCCACCGATCCGCTGCCCGACGACATGGAAGCGGTGAAGAAGCTCGCCGCGGGAATCGGCTATCCGGTGATGCTGAAGGCCTCGTGGGGCGGCGGCGGCCGCGGCATGCGCGCCATCCGCGCGGAAGCCGACCTTGCGCGCGAGGTTATGGAGGGCAAGCGCGAGGCCAAGGCCGCCTTCGGCAAGGACGAGGTCTATCTCGAGAAACTGATCGAGCGCGCCCGCCATGTCGAGGTGCAGGTGCTTGGCGACACACACGGCAATGCCGTGCATCTGTTCGAGCGCGACTGCTCGATCCAGCGCCGCAACCAGAAGGTCGTCGAGCGCGCGCCGGCTCCCTACCTCAGCGACCAGTTGCGCCAGGAGCTCTGCGGCTACGCGTTGAAGATCGCGCGCGAGACGAACTACATCGGCGCCGGCACGGTCGAGTTCCTGCAGGACGCCGACACCGGCAAATTCTACTTCATCGAAGTCAACCCGCGCATCCAGGTCGAGCACACGGTCACCGAAATGGTGACCGGCATCGACATCGTGAAGGCGCAGATCCACATCCTCGACGGCTTCGCCATCGGCACGCCGGAATCCGGCGTCCCGGCGCAGAAGGACATCAGGCTCAACGGCCACGCGCTGCAGTGCCGCATCACCACAGAGGACCCAGAGCAGAATTTCATTCCGGACTATGGCCGCATCACCGCCTATCGCGGCGCCACCGGCTTCGGCATCCGCCTCGACGGCGGCACCGCCTATTCCGGCGCGGTCATCACTCGTTTCTACGACCCGCTGCTCGAAAAGGTGACGGCATGGGCTCCCACGCCGGCCGAGACGATCGCGCGCATGAACCGGGCGCTGCGTGAATTCCGCATCCGCGGCGTGGCGACCAACCTCACTTTCCTCGAAGCGATCATCAATCACCCGAGCTTCGCCGACAATTCCTACACCACCAAGTTCATCGACACGACGCCGGAGCTGTTCCAGCAGGTGAAGCGGCAAGACCGTGCCACCAAGCTGCTCAACTACCTCGCCGACGTCAGCGTCAACGGCCATCCGGAGACGCGCGGCCGGCCGATGCCCAAGGCCGATGCGGCGGCACCGGTCGTGCCCTATCTCAACGGCAAGGTGCCGGATGGCAGCAAGCAGCGGTTCGATGCGCTCGGGCCTGAGAAGTTCGCGGCCTGGATGCGCGAGCAGAACCAGGTACTGGTCACGGACACGACGATGCGCGACGGCCACCAGTCGCTGCTCGCCACCCGCATGCGCACCTATGACATCGCCGGCATCGCCGGCACCTATGCGCGGGCGCTGCCGCAGCTGCTGTCGCTGGAATGCTGGGGCGGCGCGACCTTCGACGTTGCCATGCGCTTCCTCACCGAGGATCCGTGGGAGCGGCTGTCACGGGTGCGCGAAGCAGCCCCCAACCTTCTGCTGCAGATGCTTTTGCGCGGCGCCAACGGTGTCGGCTACACCAACTATCCCGACAATGTCGTGCAGCACTTCGTCAAACAGGCGGCTGCCGGCGGCGTCGACCTGTTCCGCGTCTTCGACTGCCTGAACTGGGTGGAGAACATGCGCGTCGCCATGGACGCGGTGGGCGCCGAGGGCAGGCTGATCGAAGCCGCGATGTGCTATACCGGCGACATCCTCGATCCGGCGCGCGCAAAGTATGACCTCAAATACTATGTCGGGTTGGCGAAGGAACTGGAAGCGGCCGGCGCGCATATCATCGCCGTCAAGGACATGGCCGGTCTCTTGAAGCCGTCGGCGGCGCGGGTGCTGTTCAAGGCGCTGCGCGAGGAGACCGACCTGCCGATCCATTTCCACACGCATGACACGTCCGGCCTGTCGGCGGCGACGGTGCTGGCGGCGGTCGAAACCGGCGTCGACGCCATCGACGCGGCGATGGATTCCTTGTCCGGCAACACCTCGCAGCCCTGCCTCGGCTCGATCGTCGAGGCGCTCAAGGGCACCGAGCGCGACCCCGGCCTCGATCCGCAGTGGATCCGCCACATCTCCTTCTACTGGGAAGCGGTGCGCAACCAGTATGCCGCCTTCGAAAGCGACCTCAAGGGGCCGGCCTCGGAAGTCTACCTGCACGAAATGCCGGGCGGCCAGTTCACCAACCTCAAGGAGCAGGCGCGCTCTCTTGGACTGGAAACGCGCTGGCACGAAGTGGCGCAGGCCTATCACGATGTCAACCTGATGTTCGGCGACATCGTCAAGGTGACGCCGTCGTCGAAAGTGGTCGGCGACATGGCGCTGATGATGGTGAGCCAGGACCTCACCGTCGCCGATGTCGAGAACCCGGCCAAGGACATCGCCTTCCCAGACTCGGTCGTGTCGATGCTGCGCGGCGATCTCGGCCAGTCGCCCGGCGGCTGGCCGCAGGCGCTGCAGAAGAAGGCGCTGAAGGGCGAGAAGCCGATCACGGTCAGGCCGGGCTCGCTGCTCAAGCCGGCTAACCTCAAGGCCAGCCGCAAGGAAATCGAGGAAAAGCTCGAGCGCAAGCTCAACGAGTTCGAGTTCGCCTCCTGGCTGATGTATCCGAAGGTCTTCACCGACTTTGCCGCCGCGCAGGAAACCTATGGCCCGGTGAGCGTGCTGCCGACGCCGACCTATTTCTACGGCATGAAGTCGGAAGACGAGATCTTCGTCGACATCGAGAAGGGCAAGACCTTGGTGGTGCGCTGCCAGGCATTCGGCGACGTCGACGAAAAGGGCATGGTCACCGTGTTCTTCGAGCTCAACGGCCAGCCGCGCCGCGTCAAGGTGCCCGACCGCGCGCATGGCGCCTCGGCCGCCAAGGCGCGGCGCAAGGCGGAGCCGGGCAACGAGGCGCATATCGGCGCGCCGATGCCCGGGGTGGTGTCGGCGCTTGCCGTTGCCGCCGGGCAGGCCGTCAAGGCGGGCGACGTGCTCTTGTCGATCGAGGCGATGAAGATGGAGACGGCGCTGCACGCCGAGCGCGACGGCGTGGTCGCCGAGGTGCTGGTCAAGGCGGGCGACCAGATCGATGCCAAGGATCTGCTGATCGCCTTCGGATAG
- a CDS encoding DUF2312 domain-containing protein, protein MADEITETSQTVAAGQLRAIIERIERLEEEKKTISDDIKDVYAEAKGTGFDTKAIRTIIRLRKKDQAERQEEESILDLYKAALGMV, encoded by the coding sequence ATGGCCGACGAGATCACCGAGACCAGCCAGACTGTAGCCGCCGGCCAGCTGCGTGCCATCATCGAGCGCATCGAGCGGCTCGAGGAAGAGAAGAAGACGATTTCAGACGACATCAAGGACGTCTATGCCGAGGCCAAGGGCACCGGCTTCGACACCAAGGCGATCCGCACCATCATCAGGCTGCGCAAGAAGGACCAGGCCGAGCGCCAGGAGGAGGAGTCCATCCTGGATCTCTACAAGGCCGCTCTCGGCATGGTCTGA
- a CDS encoding arsenate reductase ArsC: MSGQVYNVLFLCNANSARSIMGEAILNRLGAGRFKAYSAGANPSGTINPYTLQLLESLNYDTSFARSKSWDEFSRPGAPEMNFIFTVCDSAANESCPVWPGHPMTALWAVPDPAKAAGKDAEQHLAFADAFRMMSNRIGLFVNLPISSLDRMALQQHLEEIGRNQSRAG, from the coding sequence ATGAGCGGTCAAGTCTACAACGTTCTTTTTCTCTGCAACGCCAACTCGGCCCGCTCGATCATGGGCGAGGCCATTCTCAACCGGCTCGGAGCCGGCCGTTTCAAGGCCTATTCGGCCGGCGCGAACCCCAGCGGCACCATCAACCCATACACGCTTCAGCTGCTGGAGAGCCTGAACTACGATACGTCCTTCGCCCGCTCGAAGAGCTGGGACGAGTTTTCGAGGCCGGGCGCGCCGGAGATGAACTTCATCTTCACCGTCTGCGACAGCGCGGCGAACGAAAGCTGTCCGGTCTGGCCCGGCCATCCGATGACGGCGCTTTGGGCGGTGCCGGATCCGGCCAAGGCCGCCGGAAAGGACGCCGAGCAGCATCTGGCCTTTGCCGATGCCTTCCGCATGATGAGCAACCGCATCGGCCTGTTCGTAAACCTGCCGATTAGCTCGCTCGACCGCATGGCGCTGCAGCAGCATCTCGAAGAAATCGGCCGCAACCAGTCACGAGCGGGTTGA
- the msrB gene encoding peptide-methionine (R)-S-oxide reductase MsrB codes for MDTHAYPVTRTDAEWRARLTPEQYAVMRNHGTERPGSCALLYEKRAGTFFCVGCDQPLFESKLKFESGTGWPSFNDPVPGSIETTVDRSYGMVRTECHCSRCGSHLGHVFEDGPPPTGLRYCINGVALRFEPSA; via the coding sequence ATGGACACCCACGCCTATCCCGTCACCCGCACCGACGCCGAGTGGCGCGCCCGGCTGACGCCGGAGCAGTACGCCGTCATGCGCAACCACGGCACCGAGCGCCCCGGCAGCTGCGCTCTGCTTTACGAGAAGCGCGCCGGCACTTTCTTCTGCGTCGGCTGCGACCAGCCGCTGTTCGAATCCAAGCTGAAGTTCGAGAGCGGAACCGGCTGGCCGAGCTTCAACGACCCCGTCCCGGGTTCGATCGAGACGACCGTCGACCGCAGCTACGGCATGGTCCGCACCGAATGCCACTGTTCGCGCTGCGGCAGCCATCTCGGCCACGTCTTCGAGGACGGCCCGCCGCCGACCGGCTTGCGCTACTGCATCAACGGCGTGGCGCTGCGCTTCGAGCCGTCGGCCTGA
- a CDS encoding VWA domain-containing protein, with protein MFIPFFLELKAARVPVSLREYLSLLEGLEAGLVDYDVEGFYYLARSALVKDERHIDRFDQVFAHVFKGVEALAGPDAVDVANIPEEWLRRLTEKHLTDEEKKLVEALGGFDKLMETLKQRLEEQKGRHQGGSKWIGTGGTSPFGAYGYNPEGVRIGQHESRHRRAVKVWDKREFKNFDDAVELGTRNIKVALKRLRRWVREGAEEEFDLPGTIHATAEHGYLDVKTRPERRNAVKLLMFFDVGGSMDDHIKSVEELFSAARAEFRQLEYFYFHNCLYERVWKDNRRRLAETIPTFDLLHKYGPDYKVIVVGDASMSPYEIAHPGGSVEHWNPEAGGVWLARLLQQWPNAVWLNPEAEKNWRYTHSIAMISDIFGGRMFPLTLAGLEAATKQLSRKH; from the coding sequence ATGTTCATTCCCTTCTTCCTCGAACTGAAGGCTGCGCGGGTTCCCGTTTCGCTCAGGGAATATCTGTCGCTGCTGGAAGGGCTGGAAGCGGGATTGGTCGACTATGACGTCGAGGGTTTCTACTACCTTGCACGCTCGGCCCTGGTGAAGGACGAGCGCCACATCGACCGCTTCGACCAGGTCTTCGCGCATGTCTTCAAGGGCGTCGAGGCGCTTGCCGGACCGGATGCCGTCGATGTCGCCAACATTCCAGAAGAGTGGCTGCGCCGTTTGACGGAAAAGCATCTGACCGACGAGGAGAAAAAACTGGTCGAGGCGCTGGGCGGCTTCGACAAGCTGATGGAGACGCTGAAGCAGCGGCTGGAGGAGCAGAAGGGCCGGCATCAAGGCGGATCGAAATGGATCGGCACCGGCGGCACCTCGCCCTTCGGCGCCTATGGCTACAACCCGGAAGGCGTGCGCATCGGGCAGCACGAAAGCCGGCATCGCCGCGCGGTGAAGGTATGGGACAAACGCGAGTTCAAGAACTTCGATGACGCGGTCGAGCTCGGCACCCGCAACATCAAGGTGGCGCTGAAGCGCCTGCGTCGTTGGGTGCGCGAGGGCGCCGAGGAAGAGTTCGATCTGCCCGGCACGATTCATGCCACCGCCGAGCATGGCTATCTCGACGTCAAGACGCGACCCGAGCGCCGCAACGCGGTGAAGCTATTGATGTTCTTCGACGTCGGCGGCTCGATGGACGATCACATCAAAAGCGTCGAGGAATTGTTCTCGGCCGCCCGCGCAGAATTTCGCCAGCTCGAATATTTCTACTTCCACAACTGCCTTTACGAGCGCGTCTGGAAGGACAATCGACGGCGGCTCGCCGAGACGATCCCGACCTTCGACCTGCTCCACAAATACGGGCCGGACTACAAGGTGATCGTCGTCGGCGACGCCTCGATGAGCCCGTACGAAATCGCTCATCCCGGCGGCTCCGTCGAGCACTGGAACCCGGAAGCAGGCGGCGTTTGGCTCGCGCGACTTTTGCAGCAATGGCCGAATGCCGTCTGGCTGAACCCGGAAGCCGAGAAGAACTGGCGCTACACCCATTCCATCGCCATGATCAGCGACATCTTCGGCGGCCGCATGTTCCCGCTCACGCTCGCCGGGCTCGAGGCCGCTACGAAGCAGTTGTCGCGCAAGCACTAG